Proteins encoded together in one Citromicrobium bathyomarinum window:
- a CDS encoding saccharopine dehydrogenase NADP-binding domain-containing protein translates to MADGQFDIVIYGATGYTGRLVAEHFLREYADKPDAPTWAMAGRNPDKLAEVKREIGAPDSTPTIVADAADATSLAQMCEQAKVVITTVGPYQLYGEPLLAACAKSGTHYADLCGEPAWMRQMIDKYEADAKASGARISFSSGFDSIPFDLGVLMLQKEARERFGAPCTTVRGRVRAMKGTFSGGTAASLAESMKAMARDPSLIKIMRSPFGLTPGFDGPDQPGGMVPKYESDLGKWAAPFVMAPINTKNVHRTNFLLGHPYGEDFRYDEMVLTSPGEAGKAAANAAAEMMKNPFGAKPPKPGEGPTPKERENGYYDVLFVGETEGGETLRYAVKGRYDPGYGSTSRMIGETGIALLESDAPGGIGTPGSILGEALVARLREHAEVTFEVEE, encoded by the coding sequence ATGGCTGACGGGCAATTCGACATCGTGATCTACGGCGCGACCGGGTATACCGGGCGTCTGGTCGCCGAGCATTTCCTGCGCGAATATGCCGACAAGCCTGACGCGCCCACCTGGGCGATGGCAGGCCGCAATCCGGACAAGCTGGCCGAGGTGAAGCGCGAAATCGGCGCGCCAGATTCCACCCCCACCATCGTCGCCGACGCGGCCGACGCGACCAGCCTCGCGCAGATGTGCGAGCAGGCGAAGGTCGTCATCACCACGGTCGGGCCGTACCAGCTCTATGGCGAGCCGCTGCTCGCCGCCTGCGCCAAGAGCGGCACGCACTACGCCGATCTGTGCGGCGAGCCCGCGTGGATGCGGCAGATGATCGACAAATATGAGGCCGATGCGAAAGCGAGCGGGGCGCGGATCAGCTTCTCCTCCGGCTTCGATTCGATCCCCTTCGATCTGGGCGTGTTGATGCTCCAGAAAGAGGCGCGCGAGCGCTTCGGTGCGCCGTGCACGACCGTGCGCGGGCGCGTGCGGGCGATGAAGGGCACCTTCAGCGGCGGCACCGCCGCCAGCCTTGCCGAGAGCATGAAGGCGATGGCGCGCGACCCTTCCCTCATCAAGATCATGCGCAGCCCCTTCGGCCTCACCCCCGGCTTCGACGGGCCGGACCAGCCGGGCGGGATGGTGCCGAAATACGAGAGCGATCTGGGCAAATGGGCCGCGCCCTTCGTGATGGCGCCGATCAACACCAAGAACGTCCACCGCACCAACTTCCTCCTCGGCCACCCCTATGGCGAGGATTTCCGCTATGACGAGATGGTGCTGACCAGCCCCGGCGAAGCGGGCAAGGCGGCGGCGAACGCTGCCGCCGAGATGATGAAGAACCCGTTCGGCGCGAAGCCGCCCAAGCCCGGCGAAGGCCCCACGCCCAAGGAGCGTGAGAACGGGTATTACGACGTGCTGTTCGTGGGTGAGACTGAGGGTGGCGAAACGCTGCGCTACGCGGTCAAAGGGCGGTACGATCCGGGCTATGGCTCGACCAGCCGGATGATCGGCGAGACGGGCATTGCCTTGCTGGAGAGCGATGCACCAGGCGGGATCGGCACGCCGGGCTCGATCCTCGGCGAAGCTCTGGTCGCGCGCCTGCGCGAACATGCGGAGGTCACCTTCGAGGTAGAGGAATAG
- a CDS encoding DoxX family protein: protein MAFLASVIGRMLLALIFIISGVTKVMNVTQTQAFIDKVTTLPANLALPVGIFELVFGVFLAIGFLTRISSLLLFGFTLATVFFFHNQLGDQLQLQLALKNLAIAGGLLMVFAYGQARGSVDVWRERDRARRAEIRAARAEGRERGAREAEARSASGPADGQAG, encoded by the coding sequence ATGGCGTTTCTGGCTTCGGTAATCGGTCGCATGTTGCTGGCGCTGATCTTCATCATCTCGGGCGTGACCAAGGTGATGAACGTCACCCAGACGCAAGCGTTTATCGACAAGGTGACGACGCTGCCGGCCAATCTGGCGCTGCCGGTCGGGATTTTCGAGCTGGTGTTCGGCGTGTTCCTCGCGATCGGGTTCCTCACCCGGATCAGCAGCCTGCTGCTGTTCGGCTTCACGCTGGCGACGGTGTTCTTCTTCCACAATCAGCTGGGCGACCAGCTGCAGCTGCAACTCGCGCTCAAGAACCTCGCCATCGCGGGCGGGCTGCTGATGGTGTTCGCCTATGGTCAGGCGCGTGGATCGGTCGACGTCTGGCGCGAACGGGACCGCGCGCGGCGCGCCGAGATTCGCGCGGCGCGCGCGGAGGGGCGTGAAAGGGGTGCCCGCGAGGCCGAGGCACGAAGTGCCAGCGGCCCCGCGGACGGCCAGGCGGGATGA
- a CDS encoding TonB-dependent receptor — protein MKLSSIGSLPLLAIALAAVPCAAQAQTADDPADSSSDDVGDDFHNRTNQQADIVVTAGRSLSQLDVLAGTSVVEGVELQRNMNGQVGEILEDLPGVSGSGFSPGASRPVVRGFSGERVRVMSDGIGSLDASNTSDDHAVSIDPLTVERIEVLRGPAVLLYGSQAIGGAVNVIDKRIPRSIPDEPIHIDGLASYDSVNDEYRVGASVDAPLGGGFVAHIDGSYLDAGDVNVPGYVLSDGLRADVLAEADEHEGEGELEEAAELRAVANQQGVVPNTFVETKSVNAGLAFFSGGSNFGFGGGYYETTYGVPENPAGGHEHEDGGEEEGGEEGVSIGLKQYRAEYRGDLDLGSGFLDRLQTRVGYSDYTHTEFEGSEVGTVFDVEGFEGRAEFIQAPVGNLRGSFGGQFYIRDFSATGEEAFVAPNQTEQYGFFTLQELSFGDFQLEGAARFETSSVSSTPLNVDRNFNIFSGALGVSYDIGGLRVGVNGSRVGRAPAGEELFANGPHVATGQYELGDVDLEVERAWGLEGFVRGNLGPATISLTAFKSWFDNYIYLNNTGTLVEEDGSPLPAGEEGGLPLFNYLQQDATYYGVEAELAVPFVESDTFSLLGEASAEYVKAELDDGSPVPRIPPLGLTGALTAKTGPFEVRGEVQYFGEQDDVPAFESATDAFTFVNASIAWRPLRGNDNVTLLAKVDNIFDVEGRRATSFTRDFIPMAGRNLSVSARFSF, from the coding sequence ATGAAGCTCTCCTCCATCGGCAGCCTGCCGCTGCTCGCCATTGCCCTGGCCGCCGTTCCCTGTGCCGCTCAGGCGCAAACGGCCGATGATCCTGCGGACAGCAGCAGTGATGATGTCGGTGACGACTTCCACAACCGTACCAACCAGCAGGCGGACATCGTGGTTACTGCGGGCAGGAGCCTGAGCCAGCTCGACGTGCTGGCAGGCACCTCGGTCGTCGAAGGGGTCGAGCTGCAGAGAAACATGAATGGTCAAGTGGGCGAAATTCTGGAAGATCTCCCCGGCGTTTCGGGCAGCGGCTTCTCGCCCGGCGCCTCGCGCCCGGTGGTTCGCGGCTTCAGCGGAGAGCGCGTCCGGGTGATGAGCGACGGGATCGGATCGCTCGACGCATCGAACACCTCGGACGATCACGCGGTCAGCATCGACCCGCTGACCGTCGAACGGATCGAGGTTCTGCGCGGCCCCGCCGTGCTGCTTTACGGCAGCCAGGCGATCGGCGGCGCGGTCAACGTGATCGACAAGCGCATTCCGCGCAGCATTCCCGACGAGCCGATCCACATCGACGGGCTGGCGAGCTACGACAGCGTCAACGACGAATACCGGGTCGGTGCCTCGGTCGACGCGCCGCTGGGCGGCGGGTTCGTCGCGCATATTGATGGCAGCTACCTCGATGCGGGCGACGTCAACGTGCCCGGCTATGTGCTGAGCGACGGTCTTCGCGCCGATGTTCTTGCCGAGGCCGACGAACACGAGGGCGAAGGCGAGCTTGAAGAGGCCGCCGAACTGCGCGCGGTCGCGAACCAGCAGGGCGTCGTGCCCAACACCTTTGTCGAGACCAAGTCGGTGAACGCTGGCCTCGCCTTCTTCTCCGGCGGCAGCAATTTCGGTTTCGGTGGCGGCTATTACGAGACCACTTACGGCGTCCCCGAAAATCCTGCCGGCGGACACGAGCACGAAGACGGCGGCGAGGAAGAGGGCGGCGAAGAGGGCGTCTCGATCGGCCTCAAGCAGTACCGCGCAGAATATCGTGGCGACCTGGACCTAGGCTCGGGCTTTCTCGACCGGCTGCAGACCCGCGTCGGCTACAGCGACTATACCCACACCGAATTCGAAGGCTCCGAGGTCGGCACCGTGTTCGATGTCGAAGGGTTCGAGGGACGGGCGGAGTTCATCCAGGCTCCCGTCGGGAACCTGCGCGGTTCGTTCGGCGGGCAGTTCTACATTCGCGACTTCTCGGCGACGGGTGAAGAGGCCTTCGTCGCCCCCAACCAGACCGAACAGTACGGCTTCTTCACGCTTCAGGAGCTGAGCTTCGGGGACTTCCAGCTCGAAGGTGCCGCACGTTTCGAAACCTCCAGTGTCTCCTCGACGCCGCTGAACGTCGATCGCAACTTCAACATCTTCTCCGGCGCGCTGGGTGTCTCCTACGACATCGGCGGCCTGCGGGTCGGCGTAAACGGATCGCGCGTCGGCCGTGCCCCTGCCGGCGAGGAGCTGTTCGCCAACGGACCGCACGTCGCCACCGGCCAGTACGAGCTGGGCGACGTGGACCTCGAGGTCGAGCGTGCGTGGGGGCTGGAAGGCTTCGTGCGCGGCAATCTGGGCCCGGCGACCATCAGCCTGACCGCGTTCAAGAGCTGGTTCGACAACTACATCTACCTCAACAACACGGGCACTCTCGTCGAGGAAGACGGCAGCCCGCTGCCGGCAGGCGAGGAAGGCGGCCTGCCGCTGTTCAACTACCTGCAGCAGGATGCGACCTATTACGGGGTCGAAGCCGAACTCGCCGTGCCTTTCGTGGAGAGTGACACGTTTTCCCTGCTTGGCGAAGCGAGTGCCGAGTACGTCAAGGCCGAGCTGGACGACGGCAGCCCGGTCCCGCGCATCCCGCCGCTGGGCCTGACCGGCGCGCTGACCGCCAAGACCGGGCCGTTCGAAGTGCGCGGCGAGGTCCAGTACTTCGGCGAGCAGGACGATGTGCCCGCGTTCGAGAGCGCGACCGATGCCTTCACCTTCGTCAACGCTTCTATCGCCTGGCGCCCGCTGCGCGGCAACGACAACGTGACGCTGCTGGCCAAGGTGGACAATATCTTCGACGTCGAAGGCCGCCGTGCGACCAGCTTCACGCGCGACTTCATCCCAATGGCGGGGCGCAACCTCTCGGTCAGCGCACGCTTCAGCTTCTAG
- a CDS encoding tetratricopeptide repeat protein, translating into MGLNIEEQKAVERFQKEVVEPSMTKLVVLDFWAEWCGPCKALAPMLEKVAAQYADKGVVLKKINVDEEQFIASQFQVQSIPTVYAMFQGRPVADLTSARSESQLTQALDQILAQLPIDPNAAGADSDANNGMPEVEQLIAMGEQLLDAGETEKAVQLYTEIATAAPPEIASRPEIQSGLIRALLANGQHEQAQATFDALTDEQKADPAVAQAGAQLELSGEKVDEGELAALREKAQGGDMDARYAYAEAAFAAGQRDAAADELLSMVETDREWNEGAARTKLLQIFEAVGLEDAWVVATRRRLSKILFG; encoded by the coding sequence ATGGGGCTCAATATCGAGGAACAGAAAGCCGTCGAACGCTTCCAGAAGGAAGTCGTCGAACCGTCGATGACGAAGCTGGTGGTGCTCGATTTCTGGGCCGAATGGTGCGGCCCGTGCAAGGCGCTCGCCCCGATGCTGGAAAAGGTCGCGGCGCAATATGCCGACAAGGGCGTGGTCCTGAAGAAGATCAATGTCGATGAAGAGCAGTTCATCGCCAGCCAGTTCCAGGTCCAGTCGATCCCCACCGTCTACGCCATGTTCCAGGGCCGCCCCGTGGCCGACCTGACCAGCGCGCGCAGCGAAAGCCAGCTTACGCAGGCGCTCGACCAGATTCTCGCGCAGCTTCCGATCGATCCCAATGCGGCCGGTGCCGATTCGGATGCCAATAATGGCATGCCCGAAGTCGAGCAGCTGATCGCCATGGGAGAGCAGCTGCTGGATGCGGGCGAGACCGAGAAAGCCGTCCAGCTCTACACCGAGATCGCGACCGCCGCCCCGCCCGAGATCGCGAGCCGTCCCGAAATCCAGTCCGGCCTGATTCGCGCGCTGCTGGCGAACGGGCAGCACGAGCAGGCGCAGGCAACCTTCGATGCGCTGACCGACGAGCAGAAGGCCGACCCCGCGGTGGCACAGGCCGGTGCGCAGCTGGAACTCTCGGGCGAAAAGGTCGACGAGGGCGAGCTGGCCGCGCTGCGCGAGAAGGCTCAGGGCGGCGATATGGACGCCCGCTACGCCTACGCCGAAGCCGCCTTTGCTGCGGGCCAGCGGGATGCCGCAGCGGACGAGTTGCTGAGCATGGTCGAGACGGATCGCGAATGGAACGAAGGCGCGGCGCGGACCAAGCTGCTGCAGATCTTCGAGGCGGTCGGCCTGGAAGACGCATGGGTGGTCGCCACCCGTCGTCGCCTGTCCAAGATCCTGTTCGGTTAG